Proteins encoded in a region of the Anopheles aquasalis chromosome 2, idAnoAquaMG_Q_19, whole genome shotgun sequence genome:
- the LOC126570251 gene encoding NADH-quinone oxidoreductase subunit B-like → MLAVRPMWTRAMCLPALNGSVAQIRSKATLPVVQKNRPEKLPYSPFGTKQSNWADWTVARLDDVLNWARKNSMFPLSFGLACCAIEMMHFAAPRYDMDRFGVVFFPSPRHADVIIVAGTLTNKMAPALRKVYDQMPEPRWVISMGSCANGGGYYHYSYSVVRGCDRIIPVDIYVPGCPPTAEALLYGVLQLQKKVKRMKTLQMWYRK, encoded by the coding sequence ATGTTGGCTGTGCGCCCGATGTGGACGCGGGCCATGTGCCTGCCCGCGCTTAATGGTTCTGTCGCGCAGATCCGTTCGAAGGCCACCCTACCGGTGGTGCAGAAGAATCGACCGGAGAAACTGCCGTACTCACCGTTCGGCACGAAGCAATCGAACTGGGCCGACTGGACGGTGGCCCGGCTTGACGACGTGCTGAACTGGGCTCGCAAGAACTCGATGTTTCCGCTGTCGTTCGGGCTGGCGTGTTGCGCCATCGAGATGATGCACTTTGCCGCCCCGCGCTACGATATGGATCGATTCGGGGTGGTGTTCTTCCCGTCGCCCCGTCACGCTGACGTTATCATCGTGGCCGGTACGCTGACCAATAAGATGGCACCGGCCCTGCGTAAGGTGTACGACCAGATGCCAGAACCACGCTGGGTCATCTCGATGGGCAGCTGCGCCAACGGAGGTGGCTACTACCATTATTCGTACTCGGTTGTACGGGGCTGCGATCGCATCATCCCGGTCGACATCTACGTGCCCGGCTGTCCACCAACCGCCGAAGCACTGCTGTACggtgtgctgcagctgcagaaaAAGGTGAAGCGCATGAAAACTCTGCAGATGTGGTACCGCAAGTAG
- the LOC126570254 gene encoding uncharacterized protein LOC126570254 → MAESRPGPSAEEPATPIRKMVSFDLLDELELLLHRKGRLAVVMVTVIVLALCFLVVGFLMATGILLITFFLFIGGISANLEVDAATGLLPTTFFSSVVSE, encoded by the coding sequence ATGGCCGAGTCGAGGCCGGGACCATCTGCCGAGGAGCCTGCGACGCCCATccggaaaatggtttccttcGATCTGCTCGACgaactggagctgctgctgcaccgtaaAGGACGCCTAGCGGTGGTCATGGTAACGGTCATCGTACTGGCGCTGTGTTTCCTCGTTGTTGGCTTTCTGATGGCTACCGGGATCCTGTTGATCAcgttcttcctcttcatcggTGGCATCAGCGCAAACCTTGAGGTGGACGCTGCGACCGGACTGTTGcccaccaccttcttctcgtcgGTGGTTTCGGAGTGA